One window from the genome of Lycium ferocissimum isolate CSIRO_LF1 unplaced genomic scaffold, AGI_CSIRO_Lferr_CH_V1 ctg19735, whole genome shotgun sequence encodes:
- the LOC132042999 gene encoding uncharacterized protein LOC132042999, producing MSNTLKLVSTLEYHHPSSDAALNIWQMLSQQELSIKNPNSDYPSNSLPTSLTIKFELITHDRYWFNTDRFEHEQDHTKLLLLRFFPSTYMSFETFFYNVMRENTKNWGEEFDKNYRNVVIHDMTGKVRENMDDENNKGCQDLIVFVRGVLVVNHSLSGDDECMICFEELGKERELMGMPCSHVFHGDCITTWLEIGHSCPLCRYDILAT from the coding sequence ATGTCGAACACTTTGAAATTGGTGTCTACTTTGGAATATCATCATCCCTCCTCGGATGCAGCCTTGAATATTTGGCAAATGTTATCGCAACAAGAATTAAGTATCAAGAACCCTAATAGCGATTATCCTTCTAATTCTTTACCCACCTCATTAACCATTAAATTTGAACTTATTACTCATGACCGATATTGGTTTAATACTGATCGATTTGAACACGAGCAAGATCATACCAAATTACTCCTTCTCAGATTTTTCCCTTCTACATACATGTCATTTGAAACCTTCTTCTACAATGTCATGCGAGAAAATACCAAGAATTGGGGTGAGGAGTTTGATAAGAATTATCGTAACGTTGTCATTCATGATATGACTGGCAAAGTCCGTGAAAATATGGATGATGAGAATAACAAGGGTTGCCAAGACTTGATTGTGTTCGTTCGTGGAGTTTTAGTCGTTAACCATTCTTTGTCCGGTGATGATGAATGTATGATTTGCTTTGAAGAGCTTGGAAAGGAGAGGGAGTTGATGGGCATGCCTTGCTCACATGTGTTTCATGGAGATTGCATTACAACTTGGCTAGAGATTGGCCATTCTTGCCCCCTTTGCCGTTATGATATCCTAGCCACCTAG